Proteins found in one Micropterus dolomieu isolate WLL.071019.BEF.003 ecotype Adirondacks linkage group LG12, ASM2129224v1, whole genome shotgun sequence genomic segment:
- the LOC123979808 gene encoding signaling lymphocytic activation molecule-like isoform X1, translated as MAQFDRQEEETDVVPFPAEMVGGRLRCLISVFKCSAVLFLGVCLQDVEASSCVIHSVIHKKVGDTVVLSSCLPSEGVTVARWRYRGSIIAEKGTVVPEKEQFKGRLEQNATDFSLTLRSLTLNDSGDFSLNSEANDKQQDTVTIKLQVHVEPITEQPVLTANSTWNSSTNSCTVLLECSATSDSSVTYNWTVRNQIISGSRLQYVIRQQDRDTNFTCTVYNFLSEKSATTTVECRNDTQIRNIPEAVDFVVLLSLAAGGCLMIVIVVGIVVVVCHSKQRRAGSDSNDLTVYADVTEISTEDGTMKPCSVYETIDNRVYPEKQAPQTVYDKIQLNRVRQPPTSHYQDVS; from the exons ATGGCACAGTTTGATAGACAAGAAGAGGAAACAGACGTTGTTCCTTTCCCCGCAGAGATGGTTGGTGGTCGGCTTCGTTGCCTGATAAGCGTCTTTAAATGCAGTGCTGTGCTGTTTCTTGGGGTCTGCCTTCAAG ATGTGGAGGCTTCTAGCTGTGTCATCCATAGTGTCATCCATAAAAAAGTTGGAGACACCGTGGTGCTTTCATCATGCTTACCAAGTGAAGGGGTCACCGTGGCAAGATGGAGATACAGAGGGTCAATAATTGCAGAAAAAGGCACGGTTGTTCCTGAAAAAGAGCAGTTCAAGGGCAGATTAGAACAAAACGCCACAGACTTTAGTTTAACACTGAGAAGCCTGACTCTTAACGATTCTGGTGATTTCAGTTTAAACTCAGAGGCAAATGACAAACAACAGGACACCGTCACCATCAAGCTGCAAGTTCATG TAGAGCCCATAACTGAACAGCCTGTCCTGACTGCCAATTCCACCTGGAACAGCTCGACTAACTCATGCACAGTTTTACTGGAGTGCAgtgcaacctctgacagcaGTGTGACCTACAACTGGACTGTGAGGAACCAAATAATAAGTGGCTCCAGGCTCCAATACGTCATCAGGCAACAGGACCGAGACACAAATTTCACCTGCACAGTTTACAATTTTCTCAGTGAGAAGTCAGCAACCACAACAGTGGAGTGCAGAAACGACACACAAATAAGAAACATACCAG AGGCAGTAGACTTTGTCGTTCTCCTGAGTTTGGCAGCAGGAGGTTGTTTGATGATTGTCATTGTAGTTGGAATAGTGGTGGTTGTATGTCACAGCAAACAAAGACGAGCAG GCAGCGACTCAAATGACCTCACCGTGTACGCTGATGTCACTGAAATTTCAACTGAAGAT GGGACCATGAAGCCATGCTCAGTGTATGAAACCATTGACAACAGAGTCTATCCAGAAAAACAAGCG CCCCAGACTGTGTATGACAAGATCCAGCTTAATCGCGTGAGGCAGCCCCCCACGTCGCACTACCAAGATGTTTCCTAG
- the LOC123979808 gene encoding signaling lymphocytic activation molecule-like isoform X2, producing MAQFDRQEEETDVVPFPAEMVGGRLRCLISVFKCSAVLFLGVCLQDVEASSCVIHSVIHKKVGDTVVLSSCLPSEGVTVARWRYRGSIIAEKGTVVPEKEQFKGRLEQNATDFSLTLRSLTLNDSGDFSLNSEANDKQQDTVTIKLQVHEPITEQPVLTANSTWNSSTNSCTVLLECSATSDSSVTYNWTVRNQIISGSRLQYVIRQQDRDTNFTCTVYNFLSEKSATTTVECRNDTQIRNIPEAVDFVVLLSLAAGGCLMIVIVVGIVVVVCHSKQRRAGSDSNDLTVYADVTEISTEDGTMKPCSVYETIDNRVYPEKQAPQTVYDKIQLNRVRQPPTSHYQDVS from the exons ATGGCACAGTTTGATAGACAAGAAGAGGAAACAGACGTTGTTCCTTTCCCCGCAGAGATGGTTGGTGGTCGGCTTCGTTGCCTGATAAGCGTCTTTAAATGCAGTGCTGTGCTGTTTCTTGGGGTCTGCCTTCAAG ATGTGGAGGCTTCTAGCTGTGTCATCCATAGTGTCATCCATAAAAAAGTTGGAGACACCGTGGTGCTTTCATCATGCTTACCAAGTGAAGGGGTCACCGTGGCAAGATGGAGATACAGAGGGTCAATAATTGCAGAAAAAGGCACGGTTGTTCCTGAAAAAGAGCAGTTCAAGGGCAGATTAGAACAAAACGCCACAGACTTTAGTTTAACACTGAGAAGCCTGACTCTTAACGATTCTGGTGATTTCAGTTTAAACTCAGAGGCAAATGACAAACAACAGGACACCGTCACCATCAAGCTGCAAGTTCATG AGCCCATAACTGAACAGCCTGTCCTGACTGCCAATTCCACCTGGAACAGCTCGACTAACTCATGCACAGTTTTACTGGAGTGCAgtgcaacctctgacagcaGTGTGACCTACAACTGGACTGTGAGGAACCAAATAATAAGTGGCTCCAGGCTCCAATACGTCATCAGGCAACAGGACCGAGACACAAATTTCACCTGCACAGTTTACAATTTTCTCAGTGAGAAGTCAGCAACCACAACAGTGGAGTGCAGAAACGACACACAAATAAGAAACATACCAG AGGCAGTAGACTTTGTCGTTCTCCTGAGTTTGGCAGCAGGAGGTTGTTTGATGATTGTCATTGTAGTTGGAATAGTGGTGGTTGTATGTCACAGCAAACAAAGACGAGCAG GCAGCGACTCAAATGACCTCACCGTGTACGCTGATGTCACTGAAATTTCAACTGAAGAT GGGACCATGAAGCCATGCTCAGTGTATGAAACCATTGACAACAGAGTCTATCCAGAAAAACAAGCG CCCCAGACTGTGTATGACAAGATCCAGCTTAATCGCGTGAGGCAGCCCCCCACGTCGCACTACCAAGATGTTTCCTAG